GAAGGGGAACTCGACCCGCCGCGCACGTTGCGGAGTTGGAGGTTCCGTCGGGACGCGTGAAGGAGGGCAGGTACCGTGGCGAGAATGGCGCTCAAGACAGCAAGCCCGAGGGCGAGCATGGCGACCCTCGAAGCACCACCCGGCACGTTCCAGTCCACCACAGGGAGGAGCGTCTGCCACAATGTTGGCGCCGCGAGTTGTGCGACAAGCACCGCAACCGCTCCACCGAGCAAGGCAAGAAGTAGCGTTTCGGTCAGGACCGGCAGGATCACCCGCGCCCGTGAGCTACCGAGAGCGAGGCGGACGGCCGTTTCGGATTGTTGCCGGATCGCTCGGCTGGCGATCAGGTTCGCGATGTTCGCGCAGGCGATCAGGAGCACGAGCATCGATATACCAGCGAGCCACACCGCGATCCTCGACTCCTGTGACGCGAGCGGCCCGCGAGCCGCGATCAGCGGCGCAAGAATCACTCGCGCCTCTGGATCGAAATGGCGACCGCCGGCATACCTACCTTCGCCGCTCCCGCTCGCCTCCTCCCGCCCGTTGAGCAGGGCCGCAGTCGCTTCGGCCTCGATACTTTCGACCGACACC
This portion of the Luteitalea sp. genome encodes:
- a CDS encoding FtsX-like permease family protein, which encodes VSVESIEAEATAALLNGREEASGSGEGRYAGGRHFDPEARVILAPLIAARGPLASQESRIAVWLAGISMLVLLIACANIANLIASRAIRQQSETAVRLALGSSRARVILPVLTETLLLALLGGAVAVLVAQLAAPTLWQTLLPVVDWNVPGGASRVAMLALGLAVLSAILATVPALLHASRRNLQLRNVRGGSSSPS